From Caretta caretta isolate rCarCar2 chromosome 9, rCarCar1.hap1, whole genome shotgun sequence, one genomic window encodes:
- the SEPTIN2 gene encoding septin-2 isoform X8, with protein MTGAPEGMNGTEKIERTVQIEASTVEIEERGVKLRLTVVDTPGYGDAINCRDCFKTIISYTDEQFERYLHDESGLNRRHIVDNRVHCCFYFVSPFGHGLKPLDVEFMKAIHNKVNIVPVIAKADTLTLKERERLKKRILDEIEQHGIKIYHLPDAESDEDEDFKEQTRLLKVSIPFCVVGSNQLIEAKGKKVRGRLYPWGVVEVENPEHNDFLKLRTMLITHMQDLQEVTQDLHYENFRSERLKRGGRLKVEDEEVNKDQILLEKEAELRRMQEMIARMQAQMQMQMQGGEGDSSAVPGHHV; from the exons ATgactggtgccccagagggaatgaacggaacag AAAAAATTGAAAGGACTGTGCAGATTGAAGCTTCAACAGTTGAAATCGAGGAAAGGGGTGTTAAGCTCCGTTTGACAGTTGTAGATACACCAGGTTATGGTGATGCCATCAATTGCCGAGACTG TTTTAAGACCATAATTTCTTATACTGATGAGCAGTTTGAGCGGTATCTGCATGATGAGAGTGGCTTGAACAGGCGGCATATTGTAGATAACCGGGTACACTGTTGCTTCTACTTTGTTTCACCATTTGGTCATGG TCTTAAACCCTTGGATGTTGAGTTTATGAAGGCCATACACAACAAAGTGAATATTGTACCTGTAATTGCAAAAGCTGATACACTTACTCTGAAGGAACGGGAAAGGCTGAAGAAAAGG ATTCTGGATGAAATTGAACAACATGGCATCAAGATTTATCACCTGCCCGATGCAGAATCAGATGAGGATGAAGATTTTAAAGAACAGACCAGGCTCCTGAAG gtcagTATCCCATTTTGTGTAGTGGGATCCAATCAGTTGATTGAAGCCAAAGGTAAAAAAGTTAGAGGTCGTCTCTATCCATGGGGTGTAGTTGAAGTGGAGAACCCAGAACACAACGACTTCCTGAAGCTGAGAACCATGCTAAT TACCCATATGCAGGATCTTCAGGAGGTGACCCAGGACCTTCACTATGAGAACTTCCGCTCTGAGAGACTTAAAAGAGGCGGCAGGTT GAAAGTTGAAGATGAGGAAGTGAATAAAGATCAGATTTTGCTGGAAAAAGAAGCTGAA CTTCGTCGCATGCAAGAGATGATTGCAAGGATGCAGGCTCAGATGCAAATGCAGATGCAAGGTGGTGAGGGAGACAGCAGTGCAGTTCCTGGACACCATGTTTAA
- the SEPTIN2 gene encoding septin-2 isoform X2 — protein MAKQPPAQFTNPETPGYVGFANLPNQVHRKSVKKGFEFTLMVVGESGLGKSTLINSLFLTDLYPERIIPGAAEKIERTVQIEASTVEIEERGVKLRLTVVDTPGYGDAINCRDCFKTIISYTDEQFERYLHDESGLNRRHIVDNRVHCCFYFVSPFGHGLKPLDVEFMKAIHNKVNIVPVIAKADTLTLKERERLKKRILDEIEQHGIKIYHLPDAESDEDEDFKEQTRLLKVSIPFCVVGSNQLIEAKGKKVRGRLYPWGVVEVENPEHNDFLKLRTMLITHMQDLQEVTQDLHYENFRSERLKRGGRKVEDEEVNKDQILLEKEAELRRMQEMIARMQAQMQMQMQGGEGDSSAVPGHHV, from the exons caACCGCCTGCCCAATTTACCAATCCAGAAACTCCTGGCTATGTTGGATTTGCAAACCTTCCCAACCAGGTTCATCGGAAGTCTGTGAAAAAGGGCTTTGAGTTCACTCTCATGGTGGTTG GTGAATCTGGATTGGGAAAATCTACTCTAATAAACAGCCTGTTCTTGACAGATCTCTACCCAGAAAGGATAATCCCAGGAGCAGCcg AAAAAATTGAAAGGACTGTGCAGATTGAAGCTTCAACAGTTGAAATCGAGGAAAGGGGTGTTAAGCTCCGTTTGACAGTTGTAGATACACCAGGTTATGGTGATGCCATCAATTGCCGAGACTG TTTTAAGACCATAATTTCTTATACTGATGAGCAGTTTGAGCGGTATCTGCATGATGAGAGTGGCTTGAACAGGCGGCATATTGTAGATAACCGGGTACACTGTTGCTTCTACTTTGTTTCACCATTTGGTCATGG TCTTAAACCCTTGGATGTTGAGTTTATGAAGGCCATACACAACAAAGTGAATATTGTACCTGTAATTGCAAAAGCTGATACACTTACTCTGAAGGAACGGGAAAGGCTGAAGAAAAGG ATTCTGGATGAAATTGAACAACATGGCATCAAGATTTATCACCTGCCCGATGCAGAATCAGATGAGGATGAAGATTTTAAAGAACAGACCAGGCTCCTGAAG gtcagTATCCCATTTTGTGTAGTGGGATCCAATCAGTTGATTGAAGCCAAAGGTAAAAAAGTTAGAGGTCGTCTCTATCCATGGGGTGTAGTTGAAGTGGAGAACCCAGAACACAACGACTTCCTGAAGCTGAGAACCATGCTAAT TACCCATATGCAGGATCTTCAGGAGGTGACCCAGGACCTTCACTATGAGAACTTCCGCTCTGAGAGACTTAAAAGAGGCGGCAG GAAAGTTGAAGATGAGGAAGTGAATAAAGATCAGATTTTGCTGGAAAAAGAAGCTGAA CTTCGTCGCATGCAAGAGATGATTGCAAGGATGCAGGCTCAGATGCAAATGCAGATGCAAGGTGGTGAGGGAGACAGCAGTGCAGTTCCTGGACACCATGTTTAA
- the SEPTIN2 gene encoding septin-2 isoform X1 gives MAKQPPAQFTNPETPGYVGFANLPNQVHRKSVKKGFEFTLMVVGESGLGKSTLINSLFLTDLYPERIIPGAAEKIERTVQIEASTVEIEERGVKLRLTVVDTPGYGDAINCRDCFKTIISYTDEQFERYLHDESGLNRRHIVDNRVHCCFYFVSPFGHGLKPLDVEFMKAIHNKVNIVPVIAKADTLTLKERERLKKRILDEIEQHGIKIYHLPDAESDEDEDFKEQTRLLKVSIPFCVVGSNQLIEAKGKKVRGRLYPWGVVEVENPEHNDFLKLRTMLITHMQDLQEVTQDLHYENFRSERLKRGGRLKVEDEEVNKDQILLEKEAELRRMQEMIARMQAQMQMQMQGGEGDSSAVPGHHV, from the exons caACCGCCTGCCCAATTTACCAATCCAGAAACTCCTGGCTATGTTGGATTTGCAAACCTTCCCAACCAGGTTCATCGGAAGTCTGTGAAAAAGGGCTTTGAGTTCACTCTCATGGTGGTTG GTGAATCTGGATTGGGAAAATCTACTCTAATAAACAGCCTGTTCTTGACAGATCTCTACCCAGAAAGGATAATCCCAGGAGCAGCcg AAAAAATTGAAAGGACTGTGCAGATTGAAGCTTCAACAGTTGAAATCGAGGAAAGGGGTGTTAAGCTCCGTTTGACAGTTGTAGATACACCAGGTTATGGTGATGCCATCAATTGCCGAGACTG TTTTAAGACCATAATTTCTTATACTGATGAGCAGTTTGAGCGGTATCTGCATGATGAGAGTGGCTTGAACAGGCGGCATATTGTAGATAACCGGGTACACTGTTGCTTCTACTTTGTTTCACCATTTGGTCATGG TCTTAAACCCTTGGATGTTGAGTTTATGAAGGCCATACACAACAAAGTGAATATTGTACCTGTAATTGCAAAAGCTGATACACTTACTCTGAAGGAACGGGAAAGGCTGAAGAAAAGG ATTCTGGATGAAATTGAACAACATGGCATCAAGATTTATCACCTGCCCGATGCAGAATCAGATGAGGATGAAGATTTTAAAGAACAGACCAGGCTCCTGAAG gtcagTATCCCATTTTGTGTAGTGGGATCCAATCAGTTGATTGAAGCCAAAGGTAAAAAAGTTAGAGGTCGTCTCTATCCATGGGGTGTAGTTGAAGTGGAGAACCCAGAACACAACGACTTCCTGAAGCTGAGAACCATGCTAAT TACCCATATGCAGGATCTTCAGGAGGTGACCCAGGACCTTCACTATGAGAACTTCCGCTCTGAGAGACTTAAAAGAGGCGGCAGGTT GAAAGTTGAAGATGAGGAAGTGAATAAAGATCAGATTTTGCTGGAAAAAGAAGCTGAA CTTCGTCGCATGCAAGAGATGATTGCAAGGATGCAGGCTCAGATGCAAATGCAGATGCAAGGTGGTGAGGGAGACAGCAGTGCAGTTCCTGGACACCATGTTTAA
- the SEPTIN2 gene encoding septin-2 isoform X5, producing MVVGESGLGKSTLINSLFLTDLYPERIIPGAAEKIERTVQIEASTVEIEERGVKLRLTVVDTPGYGDAINCRDCFKTIISYTDEQFERYLHDESGLNRRHIVDNRVHCCFYFVSPFGHGLKPLDVEFMKAIHNKVNIVPVIAKADTLTLKERERLKKRILDEIEQHGIKIYHLPDAESDEDEDFKEQTRLLKVSIPFCVVGSNQLIEAKGKKVRGRLYPWGVVEVENPEHNDFLKLRTMLITHMQDLQEVTQDLHYENFRSERLKRGGRLKVEDEEVNKDQILLEKEAELRRMQEMIARMQAQMQMQMQGGEGDSSAVPGHHV from the exons ATGGTGGTTG GTGAATCTGGATTGGGAAAATCTACTCTAATAAACAGCCTGTTCTTGACAGATCTCTACCCAGAAAGGATAATCCCAGGAGCAGCcg AAAAAATTGAAAGGACTGTGCAGATTGAAGCTTCAACAGTTGAAATCGAGGAAAGGGGTGTTAAGCTCCGTTTGACAGTTGTAGATACACCAGGTTATGGTGATGCCATCAATTGCCGAGACTG TTTTAAGACCATAATTTCTTATACTGATGAGCAGTTTGAGCGGTATCTGCATGATGAGAGTGGCTTGAACAGGCGGCATATTGTAGATAACCGGGTACACTGTTGCTTCTACTTTGTTTCACCATTTGGTCATGG TCTTAAACCCTTGGATGTTGAGTTTATGAAGGCCATACACAACAAAGTGAATATTGTACCTGTAATTGCAAAAGCTGATACACTTACTCTGAAGGAACGGGAAAGGCTGAAGAAAAGG ATTCTGGATGAAATTGAACAACATGGCATCAAGATTTATCACCTGCCCGATGCAGAATCAGATGAGGATGAAGATTTTAAAGAACAGACCAGGCTCCTGAAG gtcagTATCCCATTTTGTGTAGTGGGATCCAATCAGTTGATTGAAGCCAAAGGTAAAAAAGTTAGAGGTCGTCTCTATCCATGGGGTGTAGTTGAAGTGGAGAACCCAGAACACAACGACTTCCTGAAGCTGAGAACCATGCTAAT TACCCATATGCAGGATCTTCAGGAGGTGACCCAGGACCTTCACTATGAGAACTTCCGCTCTGAGAGACTTAAAAGAGGCGGCAGGTT GAAAGTTGAAGATGAGGAAGTGAATAAAGATCAGATTTTGCTGGAAAAAGAAGCTGAA CTTCGTCGCATGCAAGAGATGATTGCAAGGATGCAGGCTCAGATGCAAATGCAGATGCAAGGTGGTGAGGGAGACAGCAGTGCAGTTCCTGGACACCATGTTTAA
- the SEPTIN2 gene encoding septin-2 isoform X4: protein MAKQPPAQFTNPETPGYVGFANLPNQVHRKSVKKGFEFTLMVVEKIERTVQIEASTVEIEERGVKLRLTVVDTPGYGDAINCRDCFKTIISYTDEQFERYLHDESGLNRRHIVDNRVHCCFYFVSPFGHGLKPLDVEFMKAIHNKVNIVPVIAKADTLTLKERERLKKRILDEIEQHGIKIYHLPDAESDEDEDFKEQTRLLKVSIPFCVVGSNQLIEAKGKKVRGRLYPWGVVEVENPEHNDFLKLRTMLITHMQDLQEVTQDLHYENFRSERLKRGGRLKVEDEEVNKDQILLEKEAELRRMQEMIARMQAQMQMQMQGGEGDSSAVPGHHV, encoded by the exons caACCGCCTGCCCAATTTACCAATCCAGAAACTCCTGGCTATGTTGGATTTGCAAACCTTCCCAACCAGGTTCATCGGAAGTCTGTGAAAAAGGGCTTTGAGTTCACTCTCATGGTGGTTG AAAAAATTGAAAGGACTGTGCAGATTGAAGCTTCAACAGTTGAAATCGAGGAAAGGGGTGTTAAGCTCCGTTTGACAGTTGTAGATACACCAGGTTATGGTGATGCCATCAATTGCCGAGACTG TTTTAAGACCATAATTTCTTATACTGATGAGCAGTTTGAGCGGTATCTGCATGATGAGAGTGGCTTGAACAGGCGGCATATTGTAGATAACCGGGTACACTGTTGCTTCTACTTTGTTTCACCATTTGGTCATGG TCTTAAACCCTTGGATGTTGAGTTTATGAAGGCCATACACAACAAAGTGAATATTGTACCTGTAATTGCAAAAGCTGATACACTTACTCTGAAGGAACGGGAAAGGCTGAAGAAAAGG ATTCTGGATGAAATTGAACAACATGGCATCAAGATTTATCACCTGCCCGATGCAGAATCAGATGAGGATGAAGATTTTAAAGAACAGACCAGGCTCCTGAAG gtcagTATCCCATTTTGTGTAGTGGGATCCAATCAGTTGATTGAAGCCAAAGGTAAAAAAGTTAGAGGTCGTCTCTATCCATGGGGTGTAGTTGAAGTGGAGAACCCAGAACACAACGACTTCCTGAAGCTGAGAACCATGCTAAT TACCCATATGCAGGATCTTCAGGAGGTGACCCAGGACCTTCACTATGAGAACTTCCGCTCTGAGAGACTTAAAAGAGGCGGCAGGTT GAAAGTTGAAGATGAGGAAGTGAATAAAGATCAGATTTTGCTGGAAAAAGAAGCTGAA CTTCGTCGCATGCAAGAGATGATTGCAAGGATGCAGGCTCAGATGCAAATGCAGATGCAAGGTGGTGAGGGAGACAGCAGTGCAGTTCCTGGACACCATGTTTAA
- the SEPTIN2 gene encoding septin-2 isoform X3: protein MAKQPPAQFTNPETPGYVGFANLPNQVHRKSVKKGFEFTLMVVGESGLGKSTLINSLFLTDLYPERIIPGAAEKIERTVQIEASTVEIEERGVKLRLTVVDTPGYGDAINCRDCFKTIISYTDEQFERYLHDESGLNRRHIVDNRVHCCFYFVSPFGHGLKPLDVEFMKAIHNKVNIVPVIAKADTLTLKERERLKKRILDEIEQHGIKIYHLPDAESDEDEDFKEQTRLLKVSIPFCVVGSNQLIEAKGKKVRGRLYPWGVVEVENPEHNDFLKLRTMLMKVEDEEVNKDQILLEKEAELRRMQEMIARMQAQMQMQMQGGEGDSSAVPGHHV, encoded by the exons caACCGCCTGCCCAATTTACCAATCCAGAAACTCCTGGCTATGTTGGATTTGCAAACCTTCCCAACCAGGTTCATCGGAAGTCTGTGAAAAAGGGCTTTGAGTTCACTCTCATGGTGGTTG GTGAATCTGGATTGGGAAAATCTACTCTAATAAACAGCCTGTTCTTGACAGATCTCTACCCAGAAAGGATAATCCCAGGAGCAGCcg AAAAAATTGAAAGGACTGTGCAGATTGAAGCTTCAACAGTTGAAATCGAGGAAAGGGGTGTTAAGCTCCGTTTGACAGTTGTAGATACACCAGGTTATGGTGATGCCATCAATTGCCGAGACTG TTTTAAGACCATAATTTCTTATACTGATGAGCAGTTTGAGCGGTATCTGCATGATGAGAGTGGCTTGAACAGGCGGCATATTGTAGATAACCGGGTACACTGTTGCTTCTACTTTGTTTCACCATTTGGTCATGG TCTTAAACCCTTGGATGTTGAGTTTATGAAGGCCATACACAACAAAGTGAATATTGTACCTGTAATTGCAAAAGCTGATACACTTACTCTGAAGGAACGGGAAAGGCTGAAGAAAAGG ATTCTGGATGAAATTGAACAACATGGCATCAAGATTTATCACCTGCCCGATGCAGAATCAGATGAGGATGAAGATTTTAAAGAACAGACCAGGCTCCTGAAG gtcagTATCCCATTTTGTGTAGTGGGATCCAATCAGTTGATTGAAGCCAAAGGTAAAAAAGTTAGAGGTCGTCTCTATCCATGGGGTGTAGTTGAAGTGGAGAACCCAGAACACAACGACTTCCTGAAGCTGAGAACCATGCTAAT GAAAGTTGAAGATGAGGAAGTGAATAAAGATCAGATTTTGCTGGAAAAAGAAGCTGAA CTTCGTCGCATGCAAGAGATGATTGCAAGGATGCAGGCTCAGATGCAAATGCAGATGCAAGGTGGTGAGGGAGACAGCAGTGCAGTTCCTGGACACCATGTTTAA
- the SEPTIN2 gene encoding septin-2 isoform X7, translating into MAKQPPAQFTNPETPGYVGFANLPNQVHRKSVKKGFEFTLMVVGESGLGKSTLINSLFLTDLYPERIIPGAAEKIERTVQIEASTVEIEERGVKLRLTVVDTPGYGDAINCRDCFKTIISYTDEQFERYLHDESGLNRRHIVDNRVHCCFYFVSPFGHGLKPLDVEFMKAIHNKVNIVPVIAKADTLTLKERERLKKRILDEIEQHGIKIYHLPDAESDEDEDFKEQTRLLKVSIPFCVVGSNQLIEAKGKKVRGRLYPWGVVEVENPEHNDFLKLRTMLITHMQDLQEVTQDLHYENFRSERLKRGGRLTWLLL; encoded by the exons caACCGCCTGCCCAATTTACCAATCCAGAAACTCCTGGCTATGTTGGATTTGCAAACCTTCCCAACCAGGTTCATCGGAAGTCTGTGAAAAAGGGCTTTGAGTTCACTCTCATGGTGGTTG GTGAATCTGGATTGGGAAAATCTACTCTAATAAACAGCCTGTTCTTGACAGATCTCTACCCAGAAAGGATAATCCCAGGAGCAGCcg AAAAAATTGAAAGGACTGTGCAGATTGAAGCTTCAACAGTTGAAATCGAGGAAAGGGGTGTTAAGCTCCGTTTGACAGTTGTAGATACACCAGGTTATGGTGATGCCATCAATTGCCGAGACTG TTTTAAGACCATAATTTCTTATACTGATGAGCAGTTTGAGCGGTATCTGCATGATGAGAGTGGCTTGAACAGGCGGCATATTGTAGATAACCGGGTACACTGTTGCTTCTACTTTGTTTCACCATTTGGTCATGG TCTTAAACCCTTGGATGTTGAGTTTATGAAGGCCATACACAACAAAGTGAATATTGTACCTGTAATTGCAAAAGCTGATACACTTACTCTGAAGGAACGGGAAAGGCTGAAGAAAAGG ATTCTGGATGAAATTGAACAACATGGCATCAAGATTTATCACCTGCCCGATGCAGAATCAGATGAGGATGAAGATTTTAAAGAACAGACCAGGCTCCTGAAG gtcagTATCCCATTTTGTGTAGTGGGATCCAATCAGTTGATTGAAGCCAAAGGTAAAAAAGTTAGAGGTCGTCTCTATCCATGGGGTGTAGTTGAAGTGGAGAACCCAGAACACAACGACTTCCTGAAGCTGAGAACCATGCTAAT TACCCATATGCAGGATCTTCAGGAGGTGACCCAGGACCTTCACTATGAGAACTTCCGCTCTGAGAGACTTAAAAGAGGCGGCAG actaacatggctgctactctga
- the SEPTIN2 gene encoding septin-2 isoform X6, translating into MAKQPPAQFTNPETPGYVGFANLPNQVHRKSVKKGFEFTLMVVGESGLGKSTLINSLFLTDLYPERIIPGAAEKIERTVQIEASTVEIEERGVKLRLTVVDTPGYGDAINCRDCFKTIISYTDEQFERYLHDESGLNRRHIVDNRVHCCFYFVSPFGHGLKPLDVEFMKAIHNKVNIVPVIAKADTLTLKERERLKKRILDEIEQHGIKIYHLPDAESDEDEDFKEQTRLLKVSIPFCVVGSNQLIEAKGKKVRGRLYPWGVVEVENPEHNDFLKLRTMLITHMQDLQEVTQDLHYENFRSERLKRGGRLLTWLLL; encoded by the exons caACCGCCTGCCCAATTTACCAATCCAGAAACTCCTGGCTATGTTGGATTTGCAAACCTTCCCAACCAGGTTCATCGGAAGTCTGTGAAAAAGGGCTTTGAGTTCACTCTCATGGTGGTTG GTGAATCTGGATTGGGAAAATCTACTCTAATAAACAGCCTGTTCTTGACAGATCTCTACCCAGAAAGGATAATCCCAGGAGCAGCcg AAAAAATTGAAAGGACTGTGCAGATTGAAGCTTCAACAGTTGAAATCGAGGAAAGGGGTGTTAAGCTCCGTTTGACAGTTGTAGATACACCAGGTTATGGTGATGCCATCAATTGCCGAGACTG TTTTAAGACCATAATTTCTTATACTGATGAGCAGTTTGAGCGGTATCTGCATGATGAGAGTGGCTTGAACAGGCGGCATATTGTAGATAACCGGGTACACTGTTGCTTCTACTTTGTTTCACCATTTGGTCATGG TCTTAAACCCTTGGATGTTGAGTTTATGAAGGCCATACACAACAAAGTGAATATTGTACCTGTAATTGCAAAAGCTGATACACTTACTCTGAAGGAACGGGAAAGGCTGAAGAAAAGG ATTCTGGATGAAATTGAACAACATGGCATCAAGATTTATCACCTGCCCGATGCAGAATCAGATGAGGATGAAGATTTTAAAGAACAGACCAGGCTCCTGAAG gtcagTATCCCATTTTGTGTAGTGGGATCCAATCAGTTGATTGAAGCCAAAGGTAAAAAAGTTAGAGGTCGTCTCTATCCATGGGGTGTAGTTGAAGTGGAGAACCCAGAACACAACGACTTCCTGAAGCTGAGAACCATGCTAAT TACCCATATGCAGGATCTTCAGGAGGTGACCCAGGACCTTCACTATGAGAACTTCCGCTCTGAGAGACTTAAAAGAGGCGGCAGGTT actaacatggctgctactctga